In a genomic window of Glaciimonas sp. PCH181:
- a CDS encoding porin, with product MTKRILGIAALSLMAPLSHAQTSVTLYGIIDEGANYQSNAGGKTLYNLTSGVLSGSRWGLKGSEDLGGGNRALFVLESGFDAGTGALGQGARLFGRQSYIGLASDKYGTLMLGRQYDSVVTSIGLFEVGDQWGGYITAHPGDLDNFNNTVRTNNAIKYQSNTYNDVSFSGMYSLGGQAGNATGNQVWSLGTNYARGPLSLAAAYLTARTPNAGFFGNSSASAVTSASVSLASPVTTGFISAHSYSVAAAAGSYAIGRATLGATYSYTRYSDLGDLSAGANPHGYSGTATFNNVELNAKYQLTPALLIGAAYDYTSGGSVATSTGEKPDAKYHQVSIGTDYFLSKSTDIYLVGVYQKASGVDSRDVAAVAAVNNLTPSNSNHMATARLGLRYKF from the coding sequence ATGGAATCATCGATGAAGGCGCAAACTATCAATCGAACGCTGGCGGGAAGACGCTTTACAATCTGACCAGCGGCGTGCTCTCAGGCAGCCGATGGGGACTAAAAGGTTCGGAAGATCTCGGCGGCGGAAATCGCGCGTTGTTCGTTCTGGAAAGTGGCTTCGACGCAGGCACCGGCGCACTCGGGCAAGGGGCCAGACTATTCGGCCGACAATCGTATATCGGCCTGGCTTCCGACAAATACGGCACGTTAATGCTGGGCCGCCAATACGATTCTGTCGTCACCTCAATCGGCCTGTTCGAGGTCGGCGATCAATGGGGTGGTTACATCACCGCGCATCCCGGCGATCTGGACAACTTCAACAATACGGTCCGCACCAACAACGCGATCAAATACCAAAGCAACACTTATAACGACGTCTCTTTCAGCGGCATGTACAGCCTTGGCGGTCAGGCTGGTAACGCAACGGGCAACCAAGTCTGGTCACTGGGCACGAACTATGCACGCGGCCCGTTAAGCCTCGCTGCGGCATACCTGACTGCTCGCACTCCGAACGCAGGTTTTTTCGGCAACAGCAGTGCCTCTGCAGTCACGTCGGCATCCGTTTCGCTCGCTTCCCCTGTCACCACTGGGTTTATCTCGGCGCACAGCTACAGCGTTGCGGCGGCGGCTGGTTCTTACGCGATCGGCCGCGCTACCCTCGGGGCCACCTATTCGTATACGCGTTACAGCGACCTTGGCGACCTCTCGGCTGGCGCGAATCCGCATGGTTATTCCGGCACGGCAACGTTCAATAACGTTGAGTTGAACGCCAAGTATCAACTCACACCGGCTTTACTCATTGGCGCTGCTTACGACTACACCAGTGGCGGAAGTGTCGCCACCTCGACCGGTGAAAAACCTGATGCCAAATACCATCAAGTGTCGATTGGCACGGATTATTTCCTGTCGAAAAGCACTGACATCTACCTCGTCGGGGTGTATCAGAAAGCATCGGGGGTCGATTCACGCGATGTCGCTGCGGTTGCCGCGGTGAACAACTTGACACCATCGAATAGCAATCACATGGCCACCGCCCGCTTGGGTCTACGATATAAGTTCTAA
- a CDS encoding Glu/Leu/Phe/Val dehydrogenase, with product MSTFIFNELNFDNHEQVVFVCEEKSGLKGIIAVHNTNLGPAMGGCRMWDYASEAVAVNDVLRLSRGMTYKSAVAGLPIGGGKSVIIGNPKTAKTPALFEAMGEALERLGGRYITAEDVGTSPADMAHIASKTKYVAGLGASGDPSPFTALGCFVGAQAAVRHYLGRESLEGLTVAVQGLGNVGYDYARRLHRAGAKLIVTDIDQVALERARAEFGAEVVSTDAIYDVQADIYAPCALGATLNPATLTRLKAKIVAGAANNQLATAEVGELLRRKEVLYVPDFVINAGGIIKACYEYYDKPEADVEAHVREIGVTLAEIFQRADTEGLPTSVVADMLAEARFKH from the coding sequence ATGAGTACTTTTATTTTTAATGAATTGAATTTCGATAACCACGAACAAGTAGTCTTCGTTTGCGAAGAAAAATCCGGCCTCAAAGGCATCATCGCTGTCCACAACACCAATCTCGGCCCGGCCATGGGTGGTTGCCGGATGTGGGACTACGCGAGTGAAGCCGTCGCCGTTAACGATGTACTGCGATTGTCGCGTGGCATGACCTATAAGAGTGCGGTTGCTGGCCTGCCTATTGGCGGCGGTAAAAGCGTCATCATTGGTAATCCTAAAACAGCCAAGACACCAGCCTTATTCGAAGCCATGGGCGAAGCGTTGGAACGTCTGGGTGGCCGTTACATCACGGCGGAAGATGTCGGCACCAGCCCGGCTGACATGGCGCATATCGCTAGCAAGACTAAATACGTTGCCGGTCTCGGTGCCAGCGGTGATCCATCGCCGTTCACTGCACTCGGATGTTTTGTTGGTGCACAAGCAGCGGTCAGGCATTACCTTGGGCGCGAATCGCTGGAAGGCTTGACGGTGGCGGTACAAGGATTGGGCAACGTCGGTTACGACTACGCCCGCCGCTTGCATCGGGCCGGGGCCAAGTTGATCGTCACCGATATCGATCAGGTTGCACTGGAACGCGCACGCGCCGAGTTTGGTGCCGAAGTAGTCTCAACCGATGCCATTTATGACGTTCAAGCCGACATCTATGCCCCATGCGCATTGGGTGCCACGCTCAATCCCGCAACCTTGACGCGCCTGAAAGCCAAGATTGTCGCCGGTGCTGCCAATAACCAACTGGCCACCGCGGAAGTGGGGGAACTGTTGCGTCGCAAGGAAGTGCTATACGTTCCGGATTTCGTCATCAATGCCGGCGGCATCATCAAGGCTTGCTATGAGTACTACGACAAACCGGAAGCCGATGTCGAAGCCCATGTGCGTGAAATCGGCGTAACTCTGGCTGAGATATTCCAACGCGCCGACACTGAAGGTTTGCCTACCAGCGTGGTAGCAGACATGCTAGCCGAAGCTCGCTTCAAGCATTAA
- a CDS encoding LysR family transcriptional regulator, which produces MKLNISTRSLHAFLALQECKHFTNAAERCFMSQSAFSVMIQKLEAAVGAKLFERDTRNVTLTAEGELFAEVARSLVGDIEAAFADMSDYVARRKGRVAIAALPSLAANGLPAVIAEYKRTYPGITVQLFDALSDQCLAMLRQGKVDIALTAPGSGLTEFDTKTLCSDPFYLVCRQDHPLAKKRRIRLSDLSGCELIHLARSTSVRQHVELLLRGIPVMNSGLEVEHLATVAGLIESGLGVSIVPELTLFQFRHMNLVSIPVDAPVDTDEIVRPILIVQKKERSLSIAAQGMSELIEKRLRNIGNRAAPKRLKG; this is translated from the coding sequence ATGAAGCTGAATATCTCCACCCGTTCGCTGCATGCCTTCCTCGCGTTGCAAGAGTGCAAGCATTTCACCAACGCCGCGGAACGTTGTTTTATGTCGCAATCTGCCTTCAGCGTCATGATTCAGAAATTGGAAGCGGCGGTAGGGGCCAAGCTGTTTGAGCGCGATACGCGTAACGTTACGCTGACCGCAGAAGGAGAACTGTTTGCTGAAGTGGCGCGCTCTCTAGTCGGCGATATTGAGGCCGCGTTTGCGGATATGAGCGATTACGTTGCGCGACGCAAAGGCAGGGTGGCGATTGCGGCCTTGCCGTCGCTCGCCGCCAACGGCTTGCCAGCGGTGATTGCCGAATACAAGCGCACTTATCCAGGAATCACCGTGCAACTGTTCGACGCTTTGTCGGATCAGTGCCTCGCCATGCTGCGTCAGGGCAAGGTGGATATCGCTTTGACCGCACCGGGTTCTGGCTTGACTGAGTTCGATACCAAAACCTTATGTAGTGATCCTTTTTATCTGGTGTGTCGGCAGGATCACCCGCTGGCCAAAAAGCGCCGCATTCGTCTGTCTGACTTGAGCGGTTGCGAACTGATCCATCTTGCGCGCAGCACCAGTGTGCGCCAGCACGTCGAGCTATTGCTGCGCGGCATTCCGGTGATGAATTCCGGTCTGGAGGTGGAGCATTTGGCTACCGTGGCAGGGTTGATTGAATCCGGGCTGGGCGTCAGCATCGTGCCGGAGCTGACTTTGTTCCAGTTTCGCCATATGAATCTGGTGAGTATCCCGGTCGATGCCCCGGTTGATACAGATGAAATTGTGCGGCCGATCCTGATCGTGCAAAAGAAAGAGCGTTCTCTTTCCATCGCAGCGCAAGGTATGTCAGAGCTGATTGAAAAACGATTGCGTAACATCGGCAACCGCGCGGCGCCGAAGCGCCTTAAAGGCTAG
- a CDS encoding CitMHS family transporter gives MLALLGFITIATLLAAILTKKMSPLVALIAIPILAALIGGFGLGTSKFIVSGITNIAPVAGMFVFAILFFGIVTDAGMLDPIISGILRIVGSRPTRIVPGTALLALLIHLDGSGAVTFLVTIPAMLPLYQRLGIDKRILACVASLAAGVNFLPWTGPMIRASAALHIPVSEIFTPLIPVQIVGLIFVFSVAYYLGLKEERRLGLTKGAPAGFVHTHELTEAEQSIRRPKNFWINIVLTVFVLGVMISGKVDPVVMFMIGVVLALMINYRNADMQRSRIDAHAKAALLMASILFAAGVFTGIMTKSGMLSAMAKMAVGLVPPSMASHIPAVLGLISMPLSMLFDPDSFYFGVLPVIAEVGHMLGVQPLHVAQAALLGQMTTGFPVSPLTPATFLVAGLAGIDLADHQKYTFKYLFAASVIMTITCVVIGVFPL, from the coding sequence ATGCTGGCATTACTCGGCTTCATCACTATCGCTACCCTGCTCGCCGCAATCCTGACAAAAAAAATGTCACCACTGGTAGCATTGATTGCAATTCCCATCCTTGCTGCCCTGATCGGCGGGTTCGGACTGGGAACCTCAAAATTCATCGTATCGGGCATTACCAACATTGCCCCAGTGGCAGGCATGTTCGTCTTCGCGATTTTGTTTTTCGGAATCGTCACCGATGCTGGCATGCTGGACCCGATCATCTCCGGCATCCTGCGCATCGTCGGCAGCCGCCCAACCCGCATCGTGCCTGGGACTGCGTTACTGGCATTACTGATCCACTTGGATGGCTCCGGCGCGGTCACCTTCCTCGTGACGATTCCCGCCATGCTACCGTTGTACCAGCGTCTTGGCATAGACAAACGCATCCTGGCTTGCGTCGCATCGCTGGCGGCAGGCGTGAATTTCCTGCCGTGGACTGGTCCCATGATCCGCGCCTCTGCCGCCCTGCATATTCCGGTCAGCGAGATTTTCACGCCATTAATTCCGGTGCAAATCGTCGGCCTGATATTTGTTTTTTCAGTCGCTTACTACCTAGGTTTGAAAGAAGAACGACGCCTTGGCTTAACCAAGGGTGCACCCGCCGGATTTGTCCATACCCATGAATTGACAGAAGCAGAACAAAGCATCCGTCGTCCAAAGAATTTCTGGATCAATATCGTGCTGACGGTCTTCGTCCTAGGCGTGATGATCAGCGGAAAAGTCGATCCGGTGGTGATGTTCATGATCGGTGTGGTGCTGGCCTTGATGATCAATTATCGCAATGCGGATATGCAACGTAGCCGTATCGATGCGCACGCCAAAGCTGCCCTGCTGATGGCCAGCATCTTGTTCGCGGCTGGCGTATTCACCGGGATCATGACCAAATCCGGGATGCTGAGCGCAATGGCCAAGATGGCGGTCGGGCTAGTACCGCCGTCGATGGCATCGCATATTCCGGCAGTGCTTGGTTTGATATCGATGCCGCTATCCATGTTGTTCGATCCCGACTCTTTCTACTTCGGCGTGCTGCCGGTGATCGCGGAAGTCGGCCATATGCTGGGAGTACAACCGCTGCATGTGGCGCAAGCCGCCCTGCTGGGCCAGATGACTACCGGCTTCCCCGTCAGCCCATTGACGCCAGCAACTTTTCTGGTCGCAGGCCTGGCCGGTATTGATTTGGCCGACCATCAGAAATACACATTTAAATATCTGTTCGCAGCATCGGTCATCATGACGATTACCTGTGTCGTGATCGGCGTCTTTCCCTTGTAA
- a CDS encoding acyclic terpene utilization AtuA family protein, which yields MKHIRIGAGAGYSGDRIEPAIELAEKGEIDYLVFECLAERTIAIAQQSKMKDPSSGFDPLLAQRMHAVLAICSEKKIKIITNMGAANPLAAAALVREIALSMNLQLKVAAVTGDDVLEALKTGTYTSDQGITVSSLGNKLLSANAYIGAAPLVEALAQGADVIITGRVSDPALFLAPLIHEFNWAMDDWHRLGQGTMVGHLLECAGQITGGYFADPGYKDVQGLAQLGFPIGEVAEDGSVVITKVTGSGGLVTAATCKEQLLYEIHDPASYLTPDVVADFSGVTMREVGPDRVLVQGATGRARPDALKVSIGYIDSYIGEGQISYAGPGAMARGRLAQAIVAERLKLSAVTFDEYRYDLLGVDAIHGAVLSSQPSEPYEVRVRVSARCNNMRDAIRIGNEVETLYTCGPAAGGGVTKTAKEVVAVQSCLLPRQQVKTSVHFE from the coding sequence ATGAAACATATCAGAATCGGTGCCGGCGCCGGTTACTCCGGCGACCGCATCGAACCCGCCATCGAATTGGCAGAAAAAGGCGAGATTGACTATTTGGTCTTCGAATGTCTGGCCGAGCGCACCATTGCCATCGCCCAGCAAAGCAAAATGAAAGATCCATCCTCAGGCTTTGATCCGCTGCTGGCACAACGAATGCACGCCGTGCTCGCTATCTGTAGCGAAAAAAAGATCAAGATCATCACCAACATGGGCGCGGCCAATCCCCTAGCCGCCGCCGCTCTGGTCAGAGAAATTGCGCTATCGATGAATCTTCAGTTGAAGGTGGCCGCGGTAACTGGCGATGATGTGCTGGAGGCACTAAAAACAGGCACTTATACCAGCGATCAGGGCATCACCGTCAGCAGCTTGGGCAACAAACTACTTTCGGCCAACGCCTACATCGGCGCGGCACCGTTGGTAGAAGCGTTAGCGCAAGGTGCAGATGTCATCATTACAGGCCGGGTCTCAGATCCGGCCTTGTTCCTCGCGCCGTTGATCCACGAATTCAACTGGGCCATGGATGACTGGCATCGGCTCGGCCAAGGCACGATGGTTGGCCATTTGCTTGAGTGTGCCGGTCAGATCACTGGCGGCTACTTTGCCGATCCCGGTTATAAAGACGTGCAAGGATTGGCACAGTTGGGATTCCCAATCGGCGAGGTTGCAGAAGACGGTTCAGTCGTCATCACCAAAGTTACAGGTTCCGGCGGTCTGGTAACGGCTGCCACCTGCAAGGAACAACTACTGTACGAAATACACGATCCCGCCAGCTACCTGACACCGGATGTGGTGGCCGATTTTTCCGGGGTGACAATGCGCGAAGTCGGCCCCGACCGCGTGCTGGTGCAAGGCGCTACCGGACGCGCCAGACCCGACGCCCTGAAAGTATCGATAGGCTATATCGACAGCTATATCGGTGAAGGACAAATTTCATATGCCGGACCGGGCGCAATGGCGCGCGGCAGACTAGCCCAAGCCATCGTCGCGGAAAGATTAAAACTTAGCGCCGTAACATTCGATGAATACCGCTACGATCTACTGGGAGTAGACGCGATTCACGGTGCCGTATTATCGTCTCAGCCATCTGAACCGTACGAAGTGCGGGTGCGGGTGAGCGCCCGCTGCAACAATATGCGGGACGCCATCCGCATCGGCAACGAAGTCGAAACGCTGTACACCTGCGGTCCCGCAGCCGGTGGTGGCGTCACCAAAACGGCAAAGGAAGTGGTCGCAGTGCAATCCTGCCTGCTACCGCGCCAACAGGTAAAAACTTCAGTACATTTCGAGTGA
- a CDS encoding amidohydrolase family protein codes for MRRLTSLTHILFGNDYPFIPEQGINANVDGFRNAKGLSAAEHEAIARRNAYELFPRLMQR; via the coding sequence TTGCGACGCCTTACGTCTCTGACCCATATCCTGTTCGGTAACGATTATCCGTTCATTCCAGAGCAGGGCATCAATGCTAATGTCGATGGCTTTCGCAATGCTAAGGGGTTGAGCGCAGCCGAGCATGAGGCCATTGCGCGCAGGAATGCTTACGAACTTTTCCCGCGATTAATGCAGCGATAG
- a CDS encoding TetR/AcrR family transcriptional regulator — MNKTVTIPRKREALGARSEKRVKEILTVARDVFSGNGYEKTTTLEIARQLGISEATIFSYFGSKRDLCMQVIKAWYDEISTKLEVEVAQITGTQAQLHYVVRKHLITLMQEGTGMCTLVLSEGRTVDAEFAGLIAELKRRYTAPLMKVLSNAQRNGEVRTDMPLPLLRDMVYGSMEHVLWDYMVNKNKPDIETTAQQLTAMLWSSFTPTNHALNKLVQFRNEIDNALRRVGE; from the coding sequence ATGAATAAAACGGTAACGATTCCGCGCAAGCGCGAAGCTCTAGGCGCACGCTCCGAAAAGCGCGTGAAGGAAATATTGACGGTAGCCCGTGACGTATTTTCTGGAAATGGCTACGAAAAGACCACAACGCTGGAAATCGCGCGACAGCTCGGTATTTCGGAAGCAACAATTTTTTCTTATTTCGGCAGCAAACGCGACTTGTGCATGCAAGTCATCAAGGCTTGGTACGATGAAATTTCGACCAAGCTGGAAGTTGAAGTTGCGCAGATAACCGGAACGCAGGCACAACTGCACTACGTTGTACGCAAGCATCTGATTACCTTGATGCAGGAAGGCACCGGCATGTGCACGCTGGTGTTAAGCGAGGGGCGCACTGTCGATGCGGAATTTGCTGGCCTGATAGCAGAGTTGAAGCGGCGTTACACGGCACCGCTTATGAAAGTGTTGTCCAACGCGCAGCGCAACGGAGAAGTGCGCACGGACATGCCGTTGCCGCTGCTGCGCGACATGGTCTATGGTTCGATGGAGCATGTGCTGTGGGATTACATGGTGAATAAAAATAAACCGGATATTGAAACGACGGCGCAGCAGCTTACCGCAATGCTGTGGTCCTCATTTACCCCTACCAACCATGCGCTGAATAAATTGGTCCAGTTTCGCAATGAAATTGACAATGCATTGCGGCGTGTCGGTGAATAG
- a CDS encoding acetyl/propionyl/methylcrotonyl-CoA carboxylase subunit alpha — protein MFTKILIANRGEIACRVASSARRMGVKTVAVYSDADINARHVALCDESVAIGAAPAKESYLSADKIIAAALATGAQAIHPGYGFLSENAQFAQACFDAGIVFIGPPASAIVAMGSKSAAKALMEKAKVPLVPGYHGDQQDPDFLQNEADAMGYPVLIKASAGGGGKGMRIVEKSQQFKDALASCKREAINSFGDDKVLVEKYLTQPRHIEIQVFADTHGSCVYLFERDCSVQRRHQKVLEEAPAPGMTAERRMAMGNAATAAAKAVGYVGAGTVEFIANQDGSFYFMEMNTRLQVEHPVTEMITGQDLVEWQLRVAFGEALPLQQQQLKIHGHALEARIYAENPDNDFLPSIGTLRHLRTPAAVAFELGGTAEQPAALRIDSGVREGDAISPFYDPMIAKLIVWGRDRQEALTRMSDALSDYRVVGLNTNIAFLKRLVESVPFASADLDTGLIERHHAALFPAPAPVSIEVMALAVMALLAHESRRTRVASSDPWALLTGWRMNATLQRTLEFTDLGQRLPVTLDYEQNGWTLGYANLTSQVTLVTQQGSDYAIRVDGRLVRGTVVVDRDTVHVFAAGKHAVLPYNDPLAHAGQVEAEVGRLTAPMPGKIVAILVCKGDTVQKGAPLLIMEAMKMEHTIAAPRDGMVEEVLYAMGDQVEEGTQLLSFKV, from the coding sequence ATGTTTACAAAAATTCTGATCGCTAACCGTGGCGAGATTGCCTGCCGGGTTGCCTCATCGGCGCGTCGCATGGGTGTAAAAACCGTTGCCGTTTATTCGGATGCGGATATCAATGCACGCCATGTCGCGCTGTGCGACGAATCGGTCGCAATCGGCGCGGCACCGGCCAAGGAAAGTTATCTGAGCGCCGATAAAATCATCGCGGCGGCGCTCGCAACGGGCGCACAGGCGATCCATCCGGGTTACGGCTTCTTGTCCGAGAATGCACAATTCGCGCAAGCCTGCTTTGACGCAGGCATAGTCTTCATCGGCCCGCCAGCTTCTGCTATCGTTGCGATGGGTTCCAAGTCGGCCGCCAAAGCCTTGATGGAAAAGGCTAAGGTGCCGTTAGTGCCGGGTTACCATGGCGATCAACAGGATCCGGATTTCTTGCAAAATGAGGCCGACGCGATGGGCTATCCGGTCTTGATCAAGGCCAGCGCTGGCGGTGGCGGCAAAGGCATGCGCATCGTCGAGAAAAGCCAGCAGTTCAAGGATGCCTTGGCATCTTGCAAGCGCGAAGCAATCAACAGCTTTGGCGACGACAAGGTGCTGGTTGAAAAATACCTGACCCAGCCACGCCATATCGAAATCCAGGTATTTGCCGATACGCACGGCAGCTGCGTTTATCTGTTCGAGCGCGACTGCTCGGTCCAGCGTCGCCACCAAAAGGTGCTGGAAGAAGCGCCCGCGCCGGGTATGACGGCCGAACGCCGCATGGCGATGGGCAATGCGGCAACCGCGGCAGCCAAGGCGGTCGGTTACGTCGGCGCTGGCACGGTCGAATTCATCGCCAACCAGGATGGTTCGTTCTATTTCATGGAAATGAACACCCGGCTGCAGGTCGAACATCCGGTCACCGAAATGATCACCGGTCAGGACTTGGTCGAGTGGCAATTACGGGTGGCCTTTGGCGAGGCGCTACCGTTGCAGCAGCAACAGCTAAAGATCCATGGCCATGCGCTCGAAGCGCGTATTTATGCGGAGAATCCAGACAACGATTTCTTGCCGTCGATTGGCACCTTGCGTCATTTACGTACCCCTGCAGCGGTGGCGTTCGAGCTAGGCGGAACGGCAGAGCAGCCCGCGGCGCTGCGCATCGATAGCGGGGTGCGCGAAGGCGATGCGATTTCCCCTTTTTATGATCCGATGATCGCCAAGCTGATCGTTTGGGGGCGCGACCGCCAAGAAGCGCTGACGCGGATGAGCGATGCGCTGTCGGACTATCGGGTCGTGGGACTGAATACCAATATCGCGTTCTTGAAGCGGCTGGTCGAGAGCGTACCGTTCGCCAGCGCCGATCTCGATACCGGCTTGATCGAACGCCATCATGCTGCATTGTTCCCGGCCCCAGCACCGGTATCGATTGAAGTGATGGCACTGGCGGTGATGGCACTGTTGGCCCATGAATCCCGGCGAACGAGAGTGGCATCCTCCGATCCATGGGCGCTTTTGACGGGCTGGCGCATGAATGCCACGTTGCAGCGCACGCTCGAATTTACCGACCTTGGACAGCGCTTGCCAGTGACGTTGGACTACGAGCAAAATGGCTGGACCCTTGGGTACGCCAATCTAACGTCGCAGGTCACACTGGTGACGCAGCAGGGTAGTGACTATGCGATCCGGGTGGATGGCAGGTTGGTGCGCGGCACCGTCGTCGTGGACCGCGATACCGTGCATGTATTTGCTGCGGGCAAGCACGCAGTGTTGCCGTACAACGACCCCCTCGCGCATGCGGGGCAAGTCGAAGCCGAAGTCGGCAGACTGACCGCGCCGATGCCCGGCAAGATCGTCGCGATCTTGGTGTGCAAGGGCGACACGGTACAAAAAGGCGCACCGTTGTTGATCATGGAAGCCATGAAAATGGAACACACGATCGCCGCGCCGCGTGACGGCATGGTGGAGGAAGTGCTGTATGCGATGGGTGATCAGGTCGAGGAAGGTACGCAGTTGCTTTCATTTAAGGTTTAA
- a CDS encoding carboxyl transferase domain-containing protein — protein sequence MTIIDSKLNPRSEDFKANVAALQTVVDDLKRKVAKIALGGSEEARSKHTARGKLLPRDRVQMLLDPGTPFLEFSQLAADSMYHNAAPSAGIITGIGRVAGLECVIVCNDATVKGGTYYPMTVKKHLRAQEIAEQNNLPCIYLVDSGGANLPNQDDVFPDRDHFGRIFFNQAQLSSKGIAQIAVVMGSCTAGGAYMPAMSDESIIVKNQGTIFLGGPPLVKAATGEVVTAEDLGGGDVHTRLSGVVDHLAQNDLHALSLARTIVSNLNRKKSHDMLLREPVEPKYSPQELYGIIPTDSRKPFDVREVIARIVDGSEFDEFKARYGTTLVCGFAHIHGIPVGIIANNGILFSESALKGTHFIELCCQRKIPLVFLQNINGFMVGRKYENEGIARNGAKMVTAVSTAAVPKFTVIIGGSFGAGNYGMCGRGFSPRFLWMWPNARISVMGGEQAASVLATVKRDGIELKGGTWTSEEEEAFKQPIRAQYEHQGHPYYASARLWDDGVIDPADTRMVLGLGLSASLNAPIPDTKFGVFRM from the coding sequence ATGACCATCATAGATTCCAAACTGAATCCTCGTTCCGAAGATTTCAAGGCCAATGTCGCCGCGCTGCAAACCGTCGTTGACGACTTAAAACGGAAGGTTGCCAAAATCGCGCTGGGTGGCAGCGAAGAAGCGCGTAGCAAGCACACTGCGCGCGGCAAGCTATTGCCGCGTGATCGGGTACAAATGCTGCTCGATCCCGGAACGCCATTCTTGGAGTTTTCTCAACTGGCTGCCGATAGCATGTATCACAATGCGGCTCCATCAGCGGGCATCATCACCGGTATTGGCCGTGTGGCCGGGCTAGAGTGTGTCATCGTCTGCAACGATGCGACCGTTAAGGGCGGCACCTATTATCCGATGACGGTCAAGAAGCATTTGCGGGCGCAGGAAATCGCCGAACAAAACAATTTGCCGTGCATTTACCTAGTCGATAGCGGCGGTGCAAATTTGCCGAATCAGGATGACGTGTTTCCCGACCGCGACCATTTCGGGCGGATATTCTTCAACCAAGCTCAGTTGTCATCCAAGGGCATTGCGCAAATTGCGGTGGTGATGGGTTCGTGCACCGCTGGCGGCGCCTACATGCCAGCGATGAGCGATGAATCAATCATCGTCAAGAATCAGGGCACCATTTTCTTAGGCGGACCGCCGCTGGTAAAAGCGGCTACTGGCGAAGTGGTCACTGCCGAAGACCTCGGTGGCGGGGATGTGCATACCCGGCTATCGGGCGTGGTCGATCACTTAGCCCAAAACGACCTGCATGCGTTGTCTCTGGCACGCACCATCGTGTCGAACCTGAATCGAAAAAAATCCCACGATATGTTGTTGCGCGAGCCCGTCGAACCCAAGTATTCGCCGCAAGAACTGTACGGCATCATTCCGACCGATTCCCGCAAGCCGTTCGACGTGCGCGAAGTCATTGCCCGTATCGTCGATGGCAGCGAATTCGATGAATTTAAGGCCCGCTATGGCACTACGCTGGTGTGCGGCTTTGCCCATATCCACGGTATTCCGGTGGGGATCATTGCCAACAACGGCATCCTCTTCTCGGAGTCTGCGCTGAAAGGAACGCACTTTATCGAACTTTGCTGCCAGCGCAAAATTCCGTTGGTGTTCCTGCAGAATATCAACGGCTTCATGGTCGGACGTAAATATGAGAACGAAGGGATCGCCAGAAACGGTGCAAAGATGGTAACGGCAGTTTCCACCGCAGCCGTGCCGAAATTTACCGTGATCATCGGCGGCAGTTTCGGCGCGGGCAACTATGGCATGTGCGGTCGTGGTTTTTCTCCGCGGTTTTTGTGGATGTGGCCGAACGCCCGGATTTCGGTGATGGGTGGCGAGCAGGCGGCCAGCGTGTTGGCGACTGTCAAGCGTGACGGCATCGAGTTGAAAGGCGGCACCTGGACCAGCGAGGAAGAAGAAGCCTTCAAGCAGCCGATTCGCGCGCAATACGAGCATCAGGGCCATCCCTACTATGCATCGGCACGCCTCTGGGACGATGGCGTCATCGACCCAGCCGATACGCGCATGGTGCTGGGACTAGGCTTGTCGGCATCGCTCAATGCGCCTATTCCTGACACAAAATTTGGCGTATTCCGCATGTAA